One genomic region from Ornithinimicrobium flavum encodes:
- a CDS encoding SprT-like domain-containing protein has protein sequence MDLREAAGMAQELMAEHGLRGWSFRFDRARVRAGACHHHTRTITLSPWITAAHDRGQVRETVLHEIAHALVGPRHAHDAVWRARARSIGASGERCYAGGEAPVVPGRWQGRCSGGHVVHRHRRPTRVLLCTRCPGRGTLSRVLRWTHDGRAVAEAELGQGVVRVLAGLRRQERAS, from the coding sequence ATGGATCTGCGTGAGGCGGCCGGGATGGCCCAGGAGCTGATGGCGGAGCACGGGCTGCGGGGGTGGTCGTTCCGCTTCGACCGCGCGCGGGTGCGCGCGGGGGCCTGCCACCACCACACCCGCACGATCACCCTCAGCCCGTGGATCACGGCCGCGCACGACCGGGGGCAGGTCCGCGAGACGGTGCTGCACGAGATCGCCCACGCCCTGGTGGGGCCCCGCCACGCCCACGACGCGGTCTGGCGGGCGCGGGCGCGGTCCATCGGCGCGAGCGGGGAGCGGTGCTACGCCGGGGGTGAGGCGCCCGTCGTGCCCGGCCGCTGGCAGGGCCGGTGCTCCGGCGGGCACGTGGTGCACCGGCACCGCAGGCCGACCAGGGTGCTGCTGTGCACCCGCTGCCCGGGGCGGGGGACCCTGTCGCGGGTGCTGCGGTGGACCCACGACGGCAGGGCCGTCGCCGAGGCCGAGCTGGGTCAGGGGGTGGTGCGGGTGCTCGCCGGGCTGCGCCGGCAGGAGCGGGCGTCGTGA